GTTTCCCATACCGGGTCGAGGTTGTAGCTATACAACGGCAAAACACACTGGAAATAAACCAGCGAATCACAGCAGAAATCGATTTTGTTAAAAATCCGGAAGACACTACTTATTTTTGGAAAAAAATCTATTATGTCAAACGGTTTACCTCCCAGCAGCGAAACAATGATAGGCACTTTACTAGACCAGCGTTATCAGGTGGTTCAAGTGCTAGGTCAAGGCGGATTTGGTCATACATACATCGCCCAAGACACTCGCCGACCAGGAAACCCCACCTGTGTCGTCAAACACCTTAAACCCGCTATTAGCAACCCGGAATTTTTGCAAACAGCTAGACGCTTGTTTAATAGCGAAGCGGAAACCCTGGAAAAGTTAGGAAATCATGACCAAATTCCCCGGCTGTTAGCTTACTTTGAGGAAAACCAAGAGTTTTATCTGGTACAGGAGTTTATCGACGGACATACTCTAAGTGTAGAACTTCCACCGGGTCAGCGGTGGAGCGAAACTCAGGCGATTCAACTGCTGGCTGAAGTTTTACCTATTCTAGAATTTGTCCACGGTAACGGGGTGATCCATCGGGATATCAAGCCGGATAATTTAATCCGCCGTTCCTCAGACAACAAGTTAGTTTTGGTTGATTTTGGTGCTGTTAAGCAAGTGCAGATGCAGTCAGTCCTTGCACCTGAAGGTGTAAACGAGACTGTAGCAATTGGCACCCCAGGCTATATGCCCAGCGAACAGGGACAAGGCAGACCCCGCCCCAGTAGCGATATTTATGCTCTCGGCACCATCGGCATCCAAGCCTTGACTGGCTTAAATCCCAGACAATTATCAGAAGATCCTGAGACTGGGGAAATTCTCTGGCGACATCAAGCTCAAGTCAGCGACTCTTTGGCAGATGTTCTAGATAAGATGGTGCGCCACTACTTCAAATACCGCTACCAGTCAGCAACTGAGGCGCTGCAAGCACTCGCCTCATTGACCAATCCCTCCACTCCGGGGGCTTTGGCGGCAGTCTTCAGCCAGAAGGTGCGCGGCTACTTCAAAGATGGCTCTGAGTCTGCTAAAGAGGCATTGCGTAGGTTCTCCGCCGAGACGAAGCCCCACACTTTGTCAGATGACGCAACTGCCCCTGTATCTACGCCCCAGCCAGCCATCCCCCCGACGCAGAACACAGTAACAATTGCTACTGGTAATCCCCCAACACATAACACTGTGACAGTTGCTCCGGGAAGGGAAGCGATCGCGCCAGACACTTCACAATCTAAATCCCCCCAGAAATTGCCGTTGCTAATCGGCGTAGGCACCGCTATTTTTGTAATTACAATCGGTGCAATTTCTGCAAATCGTCCCCCATCGCCTAATCCGGATACGGCTAAAAACCAAATTGAAACAACAGCTAAAACTGCACCAAAACCAAGTTGTATTGTTGTTACTAGCTCATCAAATGTCCGCTCTTTGGATGGGCGTAAGAAAACTGGGGATGTTGTGAAATCAGGAACTAAAGTATCTGTTACTGGAAAAGAAGAAAGTGGCTGGATAGAGATTAATGCTCCGGTGTCCGGTTGGATTTGGAAAGGTCGGACAAAAAATACTTGTCCTTCTAAATAGAAAAACCGGGTTTTTCAGGGTGCATAGAAAAAAGTTTGAGGCGAAGCGATCGCACTTTTTTTTACCCTATACTGGTGAGCAATTTGGGAAGATTTACTGCTTCAATCGTCTTCAAATCGAGTTTTTCTGAGGCGCGATCAATATCTATGCCAACAATGGAGTAAAATTCTATTACCTAGCGTGTATTTGGCGGCAATTCTAGGGGAATAGCACCTAATAAACCTGTGCGAAAATCATTTAATATCTGCCGTGCTGTGCGTTCTACATCACCTTTATGACGGTGATTTGCCACAGCGTGTATATATTCTTCACCCGTTAGGGGTACTGGATCTATTCCGTAGCGAGACTCTAATGACTTTACCAGAAATAAATCTGCATCTGGGCTGTTTAAATTTTTCAGAAAATCTACCAAAGCAGCTGCCACTCGTTGATTATCATAAGACGCATCACCGATATCATCGCAGATAGCTAATTTGAGGGCAGCAGATTGATTTTCTAACCTGGAAGGTAAAACGCCGGGAGCATCTAAAAGTTCAATTTGATCGGAAATGCGTATCCAGCGCAGTTGACGAGTCACGCCAGCACGACGCGCACTTTCTACGACTCTTTTTCCCAACAAGCGATTAATTAAAGCTGATTTGCCGACATTAGGAAAGCCGATCACAACGGCGCGGACTGGGCGAGGAAGCATCCCGCGATCGCTTCTTCGTTGATTCATCTGTTCCCCAGCTGCTTGCGCCGCCTTTGCCACTGCTACTATACCTTTACCATGCTGAGCATCAGTGAAGTATGGCGCTTCCCCTCGTTCCCTAAACCACTCTGTCCACATCTGTCGCACAGAGGGAGTAATCATATCCATGCGGTTGAGTACCAACACCCTCGCCTTGGTACCAACCCACTCTGGCACTTGGGGATGGTGCGTGGAGAGAGGAATGCGGGTGTCTCGCACTTCCAACACCACATCCACACGCTTAAGCTGTTCTTTGAGAGACTTTTCAGCTTTGGCAATGTGTCCGGGATACCAATTAATATCGGGAGTAGTCATAGAATTTTAGATTTTAGATTTTAAATTTTAGATTTTAGATTTAATCCAAAATCATCGGAAGCCTAGAAACTCCTTCGCCCCCGCAAAATCACGCCATATTTTGGGAAGAACGGGAGGTTGGGGGAAGAACCAGTAATGGTTCAACTCCCTGATCAATCTCCCCAAAAATCGCTTCAAAATCCAAAATTGATTAGGGAACAACCAAAACTGGGCAAGGGGCAAGGTTAATCACCCGGTTAGTGACACTTTCGGAAACGCCTTCCTCAGTCAAACCCAGTCCGCGACACCCCATCACAATTAAATCGGCATCCATTTCATCAGCAACATCGCAAATTGTAAAAGCCACCTTACCTGTTTGCTCAATGATCTCAGCTTGGATGCCTAACTCAGCAAATAGATTTTGTGCAGTTTTAAGCAATTCGGCAACGGCTTGTGGTGAGTTCATCGCATCTGGACGAGGCGATTCCTCTACTTCTGGTTCTTCTACCACCGACAGCAACACTAAGCGGCTACCATACTTTTGCACAATATTGGCAACAACATCAGCCGCTTCGCGGGCTTCTCGACTTTGATCGACAGGAAACAGAACAGTCTTGAACATGGCACGCACCTGTAGGAACCCCTACTCCTGTAAAATGTGGACGGCGCTGGCTAGAAAAAACTTAACTTGCGATCGCACTTTGGTTTATCTAGCTTTTGAGGGAAAAAGGTCAAACGACCATTAACACGCTACTGGTGGCGAAATTTTTAACTAAGACGCAATTAGGAGGTTCACGCTGTGTCCAAGAAAACTGTAGCAAATTTAGCGGCATCTGATTTATCCGGTAAACGGGTACTGGTACGGGCGGATTTTAACGTACCTTTAGACAATGGCAGCATCACTGACGATACGCGCATTCGGGCAGCTCTGCCAACAATTCAGGATTTAACTTCTAAAGGCGCTAAGGTGATTCTCTCCAGCCACTTTGGTCGTCCAAAGGGCGTAGATAACAAATACCGCCTGACTCCCGTTGCCCATCGCCTCTCAGAGTTACTGGGTAAGCAAGTCGTCAAGTGCGATGACTGCATCGGCGAAGATGTCGCAGCTAAGGTGGCGGCGATGCAAAATGGCGACGTACTACTGCTGGAGAATGTCCGCTTCTACCCAGAGGAGGAGAAAAACGACTCGGAATTCGCGAAAAAATTGGCTGCAAATGCCGATTTGTATGTGAATGATGCCTTTGGCACCGCTCACCGCGCTCATGCTTCCACTGAGGGCGTTACTAAGTATCTTAGTCCATCTGTGGCTGGATACTTGATTGAGAAGGAATTGCAATATTTGCAAAGTGCGATTGAAAATCCCCAGCGTCCTCTAGCTGCAATTATCGGTGGTTCCAAGGTTTCCAGTAAAATTGGTGTCATCGAAACGCTGCTAGATAAGTGCGATAAGCTGATCCTGGGCGGC
This genomic stretch from Funiculus sociatus GB2-C1 harbors:
- a CDS encoding protein kinase domain-containing protein; this encodes MIGTLLDQRYQVVQVLGQGGFGHTYIAQDTRRPGNPTCVVKHLKPAISNPEFLQTARRLFNSEAETLEKLGNHDQIPRLLAYFEENQEFYLVQEFIDGHTLSVELPPGQRWSETQAIQLLAEVLPILEFVHGNGVIHRDIKPDNLIRRSSDNKLVLVDFGAVKQVQMQSVLAPEGVNETVAIGTPGYMPSEQGQGRPRPSSDIYALGTIGIQALTGLNPRQLSEDPETGEILWRHQAQVSDSLADVLDKMVRHYFKYRYQSATEALQALASLTNPSTPGALAAVFSQKVRGYFKDGSESAKEALRRFSAETKPHTLSDDATAPVSTPQPAIPPTQNTVTIATGNPPTHNTVTVAPGREAIAPDTSQSKSPQKLPLLIGVGTAIFVITIGAISANRPPSPNPDTAKNQIETTAKTAPKPSCIVVTSSSNVRSLDGRKKTGDVVKSGTKVSVTGKEESGWIEINAPVSGWIWKGRTKNTCPSK
- the ylqF gene encoding ribosome biogenesis GTPase YlqF — protein: MTTPDINWYPGHIAKAEKSLKEQLKRVDVVLEVRDTRIPLSTHHPQVPEWVGTKARVLVLNRMDMITPSVRQMWTEWFRERGEAPYFTDAQHGKGIVAVAKAAQAAGEQMNQRRSDRGMLPRPVRAVVIGFPNVGKSALINRLLGKRVVESARRAGVTRQLRWIRISDQIELLDAPGVLPSRLENQSAALKLAICDDIGDASYDNQRVAAALVDFLKNLNSPDADLFLVKSLESRYGIDPVPLTGEEYIHAVANHRHKGDVERTARQILNDFRTGLLGAIPLELPPNTR
- a CDS encoding universal stress protein, giving the protein MFKTVLFPVDQSREAREAADVVANIVQKYGSRLVLLSVVEEPEVEESPRPDAMNSPQAVAELLKTAQNLFAELGIQAEIIEQTGKVAFTICDVADEMDADLIVMGCRGLGLTEEGVSESVTNRVINLAPCPVLVVP
- a CDS encoding phosphoglycerate kinase, which gives rise to MSKKTVANLAASDLSGKRVLVRADFNVPLDNGSITDDTRIRAALPTIQDLTSKGAKVILSSHFGRPKGVDNKYRLTPVAHRLSELLGKQVVKCDDCIGEDVAAKVAAMQNGDVLLLENVRFYPEEEKNDSEFAKKLAANADLYVNDAFGTAHRAHASTEGVTKYLSPSVAGYLIEKELQYLQSAIENPQRPLAAIIGGSKVSSKIGVIETLLDKCDKLILGGGMIFTFYKARGLNVGKSLVEEDKLELAKSLEAKAKERGVQLLLPTDVILADNFAADANSQTVSIDAIPDGWMGLDIGPDSVKTFQDALADCKTVIWNGPMGVFEFPQFAKGTEAIAHTLADLTKTGATTIIGGGDSVAAVEQLNLGEQMSHISTGGGASLELLEGKELPGIAALDEA